One Jannaschia sp. GRR-S6-38 genomic window carries:
- the ptsP gene encoding phosphoenolpyruvate--protein phosphotransferase, with the protein MRAPRESESRKLLRRLQAVMAEEAQGQARLDRIVDLVADSMQTEVCSIYLNRDSETLELCATHGLNPAAVHVTRMRLGEGLVGRVARKRRAINTADAPATKGFRYMPETGEEVFSSFLGVPVQRLGERLGVLVVQSKDAREYSEDEVYALEVVAMVLAEMTELGVFTGEGEALRPRHAQQVLIRGITGQEGSAEGVVYLHDPRVVISNLVSDDPERELARLRGAVDALRLSVDKMLNDPNHGGEQTEVLEAFRMFAYSRSWLRRMEEDIDAGLTAEAAVEKEQTAARTRMKNADPYLRDRLADLDDLSNRLLRMLTGQGRDRGDLPENAVLVAKNIGPGELLEYGRGLKGVVLEGGSVGSHAAIVARAWAVPLVLQAEGITTEALSGDPILVDGDQGVVHLRPDEMVRSAFGEKLAMAAKAQERYATIRDTPCVTEDGARIEMMMNAGLIADLPSLAGSGAEGVGLFRTELQFLTRNKVPQRGELARLYAHVMDAAKGKPVTFRTLDIGSDKVLPYMKRQDEPNPALGWRAIRVGLDKRGVMRMQLQALLRAANGRPLQVMFPFIAQMEEYLAAREHLHREIERERVMGHPLPEAIRVGAMLETPSLAFAPRRFFEEADFISIGGNDLKQFFFAADRENERVRKRYDTLNVSFLSLIEKIVARCEEAGTPVSFCGEDAGRPVEALCFAAMGLRCLSMRPASIGPVKHLLLRANLGEVRRVIEDARDEGEQTVRPAVMEYLRTR; encoded by the coding sequence ATGCGAGCACCCCGGGAAAGCGAGAGCCGCAAGCTGCTGCGGCGGCTTCAGGCCGTCATGGCCGAGGAGGCGCAGGGACAGGCGCGCCTCGACCGGATCGTCGATCTGGTCGCGGATTCGATGCAGACCGAGGTCTGCTCGATCTATCTCAACCGCGACAGCGAGACGCTGGAGCTCTGCGCCACGCACGGCCTGAACCCGGCCGCCGTGCACGTCACCCGGATGCGGCTGGGCGAGGGCCTGGTGGGCCGCGTCGCGCGCAAGCGGCGGGCGATCAACACCGCCGACGCGCCCGCGACCAAGGGCTTCCGCTACATGCCCGAGACCGGCGAGGAGGTGTTTTCCTCGTTCCTGGGCGTGCCGGTGCAGCGGCTGGGCGAGCGGCTGGGCGTGCTGGTGGTGCAGTCGAAGGACGCGCGGGAATATTCCGAGGACGAGGTCTACGCGCTGGAAGTCGTGGCGATGGTCCTGGCCGAGATGACCGAGCTGGGCGTCTTCACCGGCGAGGGCGAGGCGCTGCGCCCGCGCCATGCCCAGCAGGTTCTGATCCGCGGCATCACCGGGCAGGAGGGCTCGGCCGAGGGGGTGGTCTATCTGCACGATCCGCGGGTGGTGATCTCGAACCTCGTGTCGGACGACCCGGAGCGCGAGCTGGCCCGCTTGCGCGGCGCGGTGGATGCGCTGCGCCTTTCGGTGGACAAGATGCTCAACGATCCGAACCATGGCGGCGAGCAGACCGAGGTGCTGGAGGCGTTCCGGATGTTCGCCTATTCGCGCTCCTGGCTGCGCCGGATGGAGGAGGATATCGACGCGGGCCTGACCGCCGAGGCGGCCGTCGAGAAGGAGCAGACCGCGGCGCGGACGCGGATGAAGAATGCCGATCCCTACCTTCGCGACCGGCTGGCCGACCTGGACGATCTGTCGAACCGGCTGCTGCGGATGCTGACCGGACAGGGCCGCGACCGCGGCGACCTGCCCGAGAACGCGGTGCTGGTGGCGAAGAATATCGGGCCGGGCGAGCTTCTGGAATACGGGCGGGGGCTGAAGGGCGTGGTGCTGGAGGGCGGCTCGGTCGGCAGTCACGCCGCGATCGTGGCGCGCGCCTGGGCGGTGCCGCTGGTGTTGCAGGCGGAGGGCATCACGACCGAGGCGCTGTCGGGCGATCCGATCCTGGTGGATGGCGACCAGGGGGTGGTGCATCTGCGGCCCGACGAGATGGTCCGCTCGGCCTTCGGCGAGAAGCTGGCGATGGCCGCGAAGGCGCAGGAGCGCTACGCCACGATCCGCGACACGCCCTGCGTGACCGAGGACGGCGCGCGCATCGAGATGATGATGAATGCCGGGCTGATCGCGGACCTGCCGTCGCTGGCGGGGTCGGGCGCCGAAGGCGTGGGGCTGTTCCGCACCGAGCTGCAGTTCCTGACCCGCAACAAGGTGCCCCAGCGCGGCGAGCTGGCGCGGCTCTATGCGCATGTGATGGACGCGGCGAAGGGGAAGCCGGTGACCTTCCGGACGCTCGATATCGGGTCCGACAAGGTGCTGCCCTACATGAAGCGCCAGGACGAGCCGAACCCGGCGCTGGGCTGGCGCGCGATCCGCGTGGGTCTCGACAAGCGCGGGGTGATGCGGATGCAGCTCCAGGCGCTGCTGCGCGCCGCGAATGGCCGCCCGCTGCAGGTGATGTTCCCCTTTATCGCGCAGATGGAGGAGTATCTCGCCGCCCGCGAGCATCTGCACCGCGAGATCGAACGCGAGCGCGTGATGGGCCACCCCCTGCCCGAAGCGATCCGCGTCGGCGCGATGCTGGAGACCCCGAGCCTGGCCTTCGCGCCGCGGCGCTTCTTCGAGGAGGCCGATTTCATCTCGATCGGCGGCAACGACCTCAAGCAGTTCTTCTTCGCCGCCGATCGCGAGAACGAGCGCGTGCGCAAGCGCTACGACACGCTGAACGTCAGCTTCCTGTCGCTGATCGAGAAGATCGTCGCCCGCTGCGAGGAGGCCGGCACGCCGGTCAGCTTCTGCGGCGAGGATGCGGGCCGGCCGGTCGAGGCGCTGTGCTTCGCGGCGATGGGGCTGCGCTGCCTGTCGATGCGCCCGGCCTCGATCGGACCGGTAAAGCACCTGCTGCTGCGCGCAAACCTGGGCGAGGTGCGGCGCGTGATCGAGGATGCGCGCGACGAGGGCGAGCAGACGGTGCGCCCGGCGGTGATGGAGTATCTGCGGACGCGGTGA
- a CDS encoding alpha-glucosidase, translating to MTDPPWWRNAVIYQIYPRSFQDSDGDGVGDLAGIVRRLDHVAGLGVDAVALAPVFPSPMADTGYDVSDHRGIDPVFGSLSGFDALLDRAHGLGLKVVIDQVLSRSSDKHPFFATSRASRDNPKADWYVWAEPKLDGTPPNNWQAVFGGPAWRWEPRRRQYYLANFRPSQPALNFHHPAVRDWVLDTLCFWLDRGVDGFRLDSWNFTFHDVQLRDNPAESRSVPWPAGQPFQMQHQLFQKNQPEALAFSETVRAMLDGYPGERALVAEINEFHHPVARLAEYIAPGRLHMGFHPGFLGPTFTPAFVRDQIRTFRDAAPGACACWAFSNHDVDRHLTRWAGHAIDDDRFAILCAALLLSLEGTVSLYQGEELGLRSAVLTREELRDPDGLGHWPQGAGRDGARTPMPWEAHAPHAGFTEGTPWLPVKPPEAARAVDTQAGVPGSVLERYRRLIALRRDLPALRHGATRVLAAPAPILVLGRGEDVLCVFNLGPKPAAAPLPDGDWTPRDGTVAGAQAGRIALDGNGWAILSR from the coding sequence ATGACCGACCCGCCCTGGTGGCGAAACGCCGTCATCTACCAGATCTACCCGCGGTCCTTCCAGGACAGCGACGGCGACGGGGTGGGCGACCTGGCGGGGATCGTCCGGCGGCTTGATCACGTGGCGGGGCTGGGCGTCGATGCCGTCGCGCTCGCCCCGGTCTTCCCCTCGCCGATGGCCGACACCGGCTACGACGTCTCCGACCATCGCGGGATCGACCCGGTCTTCGGGTCGCTGTCCGGGTTCGACGCCCTGCTGGACCGCGCCCACGGGCTGGGCCTGAAGGTGGTGATCGACCAGGTGCTGTCGCGCAGCTCCGACAAGCACCCCTTCTTCGCGACCAGCCGCGCCAGCCGCGACAACCCCAAGGCCGATTGGTACGTCTGGGCCGAGCCCAAGCTCGACGGCACCCCGCCCAACAACTGGCAGGCCGTGTTCGGCGGCCCCGCCTGGCGGTGGGAGCCGCGGCGGCGCCAATACTATCTCGCCAATTTCCGACCCTCGCAGCCCGCGCTAAACTTCCACCACCCCGCGGTGCGGGACTGGGTGCTCGACACGCTGTGCTTCTGGCTCGATCGCGGCGTCGACGGGTTCCGGCTGGATTCCTGGAATTTCACTTTCCACGACGTCCAGCTGCGCGACAATCCCGCCGAGTCCCGCTCCGTGCCCTGGCCCGCCGGGCAGCCCTTCCAGATGCAGCACCAGCTCTTCCAGAAGAACCAGCCCGAGGCGCTGGCCTTCTCCGAGACGGTGCGCGCCATGCTCGACGGCTACCCGGGCGAGCGGGCGCTGGTGGCCGAGATCAACGAGTTTCACCATCCCGTCGCGCGGCTGGCCGAATACATCGCGCCCGGGCGGCTGCACATGGGCTTCCATCCGGGCTTCCTCGGCCCGACCTTCACCCCTGCCTTCGTCCGCGATCAGATCCGGACCTTCCGCGATGCCGCCCCCGGGGCCTGCGCCTGCTGGGCCTTCTCGAACCACGATGTCGACCGCCACCTGACCCGCTGGGCGGGCCACGCCATCGATGACGACCGCTTCGCCATTCTCTGCGCCGCGCTCCTGCTGTCGCTCGAAGGCACGGTCTCGCTCTACCAGGGCGAGGAGCTGGGCCTGCGCTCCGCCGTCTTGACCCGCGAGGAGCTGCGCGACCCCGACGGTCTCGGCCACTGGCCGCAAGGGGCGGGCCGCGATGGTGCCCGCACGCCGATGCCGTGGGAGGCGCACGCCCCCCATGCGGGCTTCACCGAGGGCACGCCCTGGCTTCCCGTCAAGCCGCCCGAGGCCGCGCGGGCCGTCGATACGCAGGCGGGCGTGCCCGGCTCGGTGCTGGAGCGCTATCGCCGCCTGATCGCCCTGCGCCGCGACCTCCCGGCGCTGCGCCACGGCGCGACGCGCGTCCTCGCCGCGCCCGCGCCGATCCTTGTCCTCGGCCGCGGCGAGGACGTGCTCTGCGTCTTCAACCTCGGGCCGAAGCCCGCCGCGGCGCCGCTGCCCGACGGCGACTGGACGCCGCGCGACGGCACCGTCGCGGGGGCGCAGGCCGGGCGCATCGCGCTCGACGGCAACGGCTGGGCGATCCTGTCGCGCTGA
- a CDS encoding aspartate kinase produces MPRLVMKFGGTSVANLDRIRRVAKRVGVEVAKGYEVIVVVSAMAGKTNELVGWVDQTGPFYDAREYDAVVSSGENVTAGLLALVLQENGIDARSWQGWQVPVRTSSAHSSARIEEIGTENFNARFAGGMQVAVVAGFQGISPEGRITTLGRGGSDTTAVAFAAAFAAERCDIYTDVDGVYTTDPRITSKARKLDRIAFEEMLELASLGAKVLQTRSVELAMRYKVKLRVLSSFEEQSDEAGTLVCDEEDIMESNVVAGVAFVRDEAKMTLVSVADRPGVSAAIFGPLAEAGVNVDMIVQNIAEDGRTDMTFSLPVDQIARAEKAVRQAMETGSIEFHDLIADKDVSKVSVVGIGMRSHAGVAARMFEALSAEGINIKVITTSEIKISVLIDRKYMELAVQALHDEFGLEKA; encoded by the coding sequence ATGCCCCGCCTCGTGATGAAGTTCGGCGGCACCTCCGTCGCCAATCTCGACCGCATTCGCCGCGTCGCCAAGCGCGTGGGCGTCGAGGTGGCCAAGGGCTACGAGGTGATCGTGGTGGTCTCGGCCATGGCCGGCAAGACCAACGAGCTGGTGGGCTGGGTGGACCAGACGGGGCCGTTCTACGACGCGCGGGAATACGACGCGGTGGTGTCCTCGGGCGAGAACGTGACCGCGGGGCTCTTGGCGCTGGTGCTGCAGGAGAACGGCATCGACGCACGGTCCTGGCAGGGCTGGCAGGTGCCGGTGCGGACGAGCTCGGCGCATAGCTCGGCGCGGATCGAGGAGATCGGGACCGAGAATTTCAACGCGCGCTTCGCGGGGGGCATGCAGGTCGCGGTGGTCGCGGGCTTCCAGGGGATCAGCCCGGAGGGCCGGATCACCACGCTGGGGCGCGGCGGCTCGGACACCACGGCGGTCGCCTTCGCGGCGGCCTTCGCGGCGGAGCGCTGCGACATCTATACCGACGTGGACGGGGTCTACACGACCGATCCGCGGATCACCTCGAAGGCGCGCAAGCTGGACCGCATCGCCTTCGAGGAGATGCTGGAGCTGGCATCGCTGGGCGCGAAGGTGCTGCAGACGCGGTCGGTCGAGCTGGCGATGCGCTACAAGGTGAAGCTGCGGGTGCTGTCGAGCTTCGAGGAACAGTCGGACGAGGCCGGGACGCTGGTCTGCGACGAGGAGGACATCATGGAAAGCAACGTGGTCGCGGGGGTCGCCTTCGTGCGCGACGAGGCGAAGATGACGCTGGTCTCGGTCGCCGACCGGCCGGGCGTGTCGGCGGCGATCTTCGGACCGCTCGCCGAGGCGGGCGTCAACGTGGACATGATCGTGCAGAACATCGCCGAGGACGGGCGCACCGACATGACCTTCTCGCTGCCGGTCGACCAGATCGCGCGGGCCGAGAAGGCGGTGCGCCAGGCGATGGAGACGGGCTCGATCGAGTTCCACGACCTGATCGCCGACAAGGACGTAAGCAAGGTCTCGGTGGTGGGCATCGGGATGCGCAGCCATGCCGGCGTGGCCGCGCGGATGTTCGAGGCGCTGTCGGCCGAGGGGATCAACATCAAGGTCATCACCACCTCGGAGATCAAGATCAGCGTGCTGATCGACCGCAAGTACATGGAGCTGGCCGTGCAGGCGCTGCATGACGAGTTCGGGCTGGAGAAGGCCTGA
- a CDS encoding YbjQ family protein produces MNSYGPSGSLCKRCNASRLKAEQDPVQHISRQKQDADIAAIMVTTETCLNGLVAERLGVVGAECAYGMNIFKDLFAGVRNIVGGRSSAIQDTMREARATVVEELRREAHSLGADAVVGLDLDYTQIGDSGWNMVLVVATGTAVTLKTGARLEK; encoded by the coding sequence TTGAATTCCTACGGACCCTCCGGGTCATTGTGCAAACGCTGCAATGCAAGTCGGTTGAAGGCGGAACAAGATCCAGTTCAGCATATCTCGCGGCAAAAGCAGGACGCCGACATCGCAGCGATTATGGTCACGACAGAGACCTGCCTAAACGGCTTGGTTGCCGAACGTCTGGGGGTCGTTGGCGCTGAATGCGCCTATGGAATGAACATCTTCAAGGACCTCTTCGCTGGTGTCCGAAACATCGTTGGAGGCCGATCATCCGCGATCCAGGACACGATGCGGGAAGCGCGCGCAACAGTGGTAGAGGAATTGCGTCGCGAGGCCCATAGCCTTGGCGCCGACGCCGTCGTCGGTTTGGACCTCGACTACACGCAGATAGGCGACAGCGGGTGGAATATGGTATTGGTCGTTGCGACGGGCACCGCTGTAACTTTGAAAACCGGTGCGCGTCTGGAGAAGTGA
- a CDS encoding DUF2189 domain-containing protein → MALQTEPHDDAHGHLAFADLRAALAAGWRDFRAAPQYGLFFAGIYVIAGLVLTQLGAGLFTWTLTMSLGFPLVAPFLAVGLYEVSRRRQSGEPLTFSNVLGVVWQERTRQIPWAGAVIVIYFLFWSFFAHMLFALIMGPSVLSGPPGDLASYLSGRGLTALLVELGVGALWAFLLFALTVVSLPMLLEREIDFVTAMLRSLALVRDNPVVMLAWAALIGTSLFLAMLPWFLGLLVVLPVLGHASWHLYRRSGV, encoded by the coding sequence ATGGCCCTGCAGACCGAACCCCATGACGACGCCCATGGCCACCTGGCCTTCGCCGACCTGCGCGCCGCGCTGGCGGCGGGCTGGCGCGACTTCCGCGCCGCGCCGCAATACGGGCTGTTCTTCGCCGGCATCTACGTGATCGCCGGGCTGGTCCTGACGCAGCTCGGCGCCGGGCTCTTCACCTGGACGCTGACCATGTCGCTGGGCTTCCCGCTGGTCGCTCCCTTCCTCGCCGTCGGGCTCTACGAGGTCAGCCGGCGGCGGCAATCGGGCGAGCCGCTCACCTTCTCCAACGTGCTCGGCGTGGTCTGGCAGGAACGCACCCGCCAGATCCCCTGGGCGGGGGCGGTGATCGTCATCTACTTCCTGTTCTGGAGCTTCTTCGCCCATATGCTCTTCGCGCTCATCATGGGTCCCTCGGTCCTGTCGGGCCCGCCGGGCGACCTGGCGAGCTACCTCTCCGGTCGCGGCCTGACCGCACTGCTGGTCGAGCTCGGGGTGGGCGCGCTCTGGGCCTTCCTGCTCTTCGCGCTGACCGTGGTCAGCCTGCCGATGCTCCTGGAGCGCGAGATCGATTTCGTCACCGCCATGCTGCGCAGCCTCGCGCTCGTGCGCGACAACCCGGTGGTGATGCTGGCCTGGGCCGCGCTGATCGGCACCTCGCTCTTCCTCGCCATGCTGCCCTGGTTCCTGGGGCTTCTGGTGGTCCTGCCCGTGCTGGGCCATGCGAGCTGGCATCTCTACCGCCGCTCGGGGGTGTAG
- a CDS encoding BaiN/RdsA family NAD(P)/FAD-dependent oxidoreductase, which produces MAAAIAGQGGARVLVIDHAPKPGKKILISGGGRCNFTNTGCEPANFLSENPHFAKSALNRYTQWDFLALIEAHGIAWHEKTLGQLFCDGSARAVVAMLLEECAKGGVEIRLETAIGEIGHGDGLFRVAGAVAPALVIATGGPSIPKMGATGVAYDIARRFGLAVVPPRPALVPLTLSETERLELSGVAVPAVAEAGGARFAEAALFTHRGLSGPAVLQVSSYWRPGEAVVLELLADAGRLLREARARMPRAGLKAALAEHLPNRLAEALAARIGIARELGNTPDAELDRAAGMLGALTFHPTGTEGYAKAEVTAGGIATDALSSKTMEARAVSGLYAIGEAVDVTGWLGGYNFQWAWSSGWAAGVALAERAAR; this is translated from the coding sequence ATGGCCGCCGCCATCGCGGGCCAAGGCGGCGCGCGGGTGCTGGTGATCGACCATGCGCCGAAGCCCGGCAAGAAGATCCTGATCTCGGGCGGCGGGCGCTGCAACTTCACCAATACCGGCTGCGAGCCCGCGAATTTCCTGTCCGAGAACCCGCATTTCGCGAAGTCGGCGCTCAACCGCTACACGCAATGGGATTTCCTGGCGCTGATCGAGGCGCACGGCATCGCCTGGCACGAGAAGACGCTGGGGCAGCTGTTCTGCGACGGCTCGGCCCGGGCCGTGGTGGCGATGCTGCTGGAGGAATGCGCCAAGGGCGGCGTCGAGATCCGGCTGGAGACGGCGATCGGCGAGATCGGGCATGGCGACGGGCTGTTCCGCGTGGCGGGCGCCGTGGCGCCGGCGCTGGTGATCGCGACCGGCGGGCCGTCGATCCCGAAGATGGGCGCGACGGGCGTGGCCTATGACATCGCGCGCCGCTTCGGGCTGGCGGTCGTGCCGCCGCGCCCGGCGCTGGTGCCGCTGACCCTGTCCGAGACCGAGCGGCTGGAGCTGTCGGGCGTCGCCGTGCCCGCGGTGGCGGAGGCGGGCGGGGCGCGCTTCGCGGAGGCCGCGCTCTTCACCCATCGCGGGCTGTCCGGGCCGGCGGTGCTGCAGGTGTCGTCCTATTGGCGGCCGGGCGAGGCGGTGGTGCTGGAGCTTCTGGCCGATGCGGGCCGGCTTCTGCGCGAGGCGCGGGCCCGGATGCCGCGCGCGGGGCTGAAGGCCGCGCTGGCCGAGCATCTGCCCAACCGGCTGGCCGAGGCGCTGGCCGCACGGATCGGCATCGCCCGCGAGCTGGGCAACACGCCCGATGCGGAGCTGGACCGCGCCGCCGGGATGCTGGGCGCGCTGACCTTCCACCCGACGGGGACCGAGGGCTATGCCAAGGCCGAGGTCACGGCGGGCGGCATCGCCACCGACGCGCTGTCGTCGAAGACGATGGAGGCGCGGGCGGTGTCGGGGCTCTACGCCATTGGCGAGGCGGTGGACGTCACCGGCTGGCTGGGCGGCTACAATTTCCAATGGGCCTGGTCGTCGGGCTGGGCCGCGGGGGTCGCGCTGGCGGAGCGGGCTGCGCGCTAG
- a CDS encoding DNA alkylation repair protein, with the protein MSDVIDATPRPEDVLDRLREAGDPARAARDRAANRTARETLGVAPETLRALSDEIRARTDVDRRVLLADALWRSELFDARMLALRLLTQARIRPDHGPWALLERWVHGFDCRAIADAGAAAIARRLQADPARLEVVADWTGAANVWTRRTALAATAPWAKMNHPSEADLAIRERVLGWAAAMRDDKRPVIAQAVASWLRDLARHDPERAAAFRAA; encoded by the coding sequence ATGTCGGACGTGATTGACGCGACCCCGCGACCCGAGGATGTGCTGGACCGGCTGCGCGAAGCGGGCGACCCGGCCCGCGCGGCCCGCGATCGCGCCGCCAACCGGACCGCGCGCGAGACGCTGGGCGTCGCCCCCGAGACGCTCCGCGCGCTGTCGGACGAGATCCGCGCGAGGACGGATGTGGACCGACGCGTGCTGCTGGCGGATGCGCTGTGGCGGTCGGAGCTGTTCGACGCGCGGATGCTGGCGCTGCGGCTGCTGACCCAGGCGCGGATCCGGCCCGATCACGGGCCCTGGGCGCTGCTGGAGCGCTGGGTGCACGGGTTCGATTGCCGCGCCATCGCCGATGCCGGCGCGGCGGCCATCGCGCGGCGGCTGCAGGCCGATCCGGCGCGGCTGGAGGTGGTCGCGGACTGGACCGGCGCGGCGAATGTCTGGACCCGGCGCACGGCGCTGGCCGCGACCGCGCCCTGGGCCAAGATGAACCATCCCTCCGAGGCCGATCTCGCGATCCGCGAGCGGGTGCTGGGCTGGGCGGCGGCGATGCGGGACGACAAGCGCCCGGTCATCGCGCAGGCCGTCGCGAGCTGGCTGCGCGATCTGGCGCGCCACGACCCGGAGCGGGCGGCCGCCTTCCGCGCCGCGTGA
- the glmS gene encoding glutamine--fructose-6-phosphate transaminase (isomerizing), whose product MCGIIGILGNHQAAPIMVDALKRLEYRGYDSAGIATVHDDRLERRRAVGKLVNLADLLVSEPLAGRAGIGHTRWATHGAVTEGNAHPHRSGRVAVVHNGIIENFQELRAELDGPWESQTDTETIVRLCEHYLAAGKSPREAAFATIDRLRGAYALCFLFEGEPDLLICGRQGPPLAIGHGQGEMYVGSDAIALSGLTDRVTYLEDGDRAVVTRAGAQIFDAAGHQVGREIRRVSVEARQMEKAGHRHFMAKEIHEQPQTLAQVIDAYTEGDRIVPPVAYDWAATDRVQMVACGTAHIACIVAKYWFESLARLPVDVDIASEYRYREGPVGTDNTALFVSQSGETADTLAALRYARGKARAIVSVVNVAESSIARESDVALPILAGVEVGVASTKAFVNQLAVLLALAIRAGVDRGLVDAAREAELVAGLRALPGLVSTALGIEDRCEALAHELAEASDILFLGRGPMYPLALEGALKLKEISYIHAEGYAAGELKHGPIALVDQSMPIIVFAPKDGLFDKAVSNMQEVMAREGKVLLVTDARGAETASDGVWQVLSMPAVAPVFTPILYAVPAQLLAYHVAVAKGTDVDQPRNLAKSVTVE is encoded by the coding sequence ATGTGCGGGATCATCGGGATACTGGGCAACCACCAGGCCGCGCCGATCATGGTCGATGCGCTGAAACGGCTGGAATATCGCGGTTATGACAGCGCGGGCATCGCCACCGTCCACGACGACCGGCTGGAGCGCCGCCGCGCCGTGGGCAAGCTCGTGAACCTCGCCGATCTTCTGGTCTCCGAGCCGCTCGCGGGGCGCGCGGGCATCGGGCACACGCGCTGGGCCACCCATGGCGCCGTGACCGAGGGCAACGCCCACCCCCACCGCTCCGGCCGCGTGGCCGTCGTCCATAACGGCATCATCGAGAACTTCCAGGAGCTGCGCGCCGAGCTCGACGGCCCGTGGGAGAGCCAGACCGACACCGAGACCATCGTGCGCCTCTGCGAGCACTACCTCGCGGCGGGCAAGTCCCCGCGCGAGGCCGCCTTCGCCACCATTGATCGTCTGCGCGGGGCCTATGCGCTGTGCTTCCTGTTCGAGGGCGAGCCGGACCTGCTGATCTGCGGCCGCCAGGGGCCGCCGCTGGCGATCGGGCACGGGCAGGGCGAGATGTATGTCGGCTCGGACGCCATCGCGCTCTCGGGCCTGACCGACCGGGTCACCTATCTCGAGGATGGCGACCGGGCCGTGGTGACGCGGGCGGGCGCGCAGATCTTCGACGCCGCGGGCCACCAGGTCGGCCGCGAGATCCGTCGCGTCTCGGTCGAGGCGCGGCAGATGGAGAAGGCGGGCCACCGGCACTTCATGGCCAAGGAGATCCACGAGCAGCCGCAAACCCTGGCGCAGGTGATCGACGCCTATACGGAGGGCGACCGCATCGTCCCGCCCGTCGCCTATGACTGGGCGGCCACGGACCGCGTCCAGATGGTGGCCTGCGGCACGGCGCATATCGCCTGCATCGTGGCGAAATACTGGTTCGAGAGCCTCGCGCGGCTGCCGGTCGATGTCGATATCGCCTCGGAATACCGCTACCGCGAGGGCCCCGTCGGCACCGACAACACCGCGCTCTTCGTCAGCCAGTCGGGCGAGACGGCCGACACGCTGGCCGCGTTGCGCTATGCCCGCGGCAAGGCCCGGGCCATCGTCTCGGTGGTCAACGTGGCCGAGAGCAGCATCGCGCGGGAAAGCGACGTCGCGCTGCCGATCCTCGCCGGGGTAGAGGTGGGGGTGGCTTCGACCAAGGCCTTCGTCAACCAGCTGGCCGTCCTGCTGGCGCTTGCCATCCGCGCGGGCGTCGACCGGGGCCTCGTGGATGCCGCACGCGAGGCGGAGCTCGTCGCGGGGCTGCGCGCCCTGCCCGGCCTCGTCAGCACGGCGCTCGGGATCGAGGACCGCTGCGAGGCGCTGGCGCACGAGCTGGCGGAGGCCTCGGACATCCTGTTCCTGGGGCGCGGGCCGATGTATCCGCTGGCGCTGGAAGGCGCGCTGAAACTCAAGGAAATCAGCTATATCCACGCAGAAGGCTACGCGGCGGGCGAACTCAAGCACGGGCCGATCGCGCTGGTCGACCAGTCGATGCCGATCATCGTCTTCGCGCCGAAGGACGGGCTGTTCGACAAGGCCGTCTCGAATATGCAGGAGGTCATGGCCCGCGAGGGGAAGGTGCTCCTGGTGACCGATGCGCGGGGCGCGGAGACCGCGTCAGACGGGGTCTGGCAGGTGCTCTCGATGCCCGCGGTCGCGCCGGTCTTCACGCCGATCCTCTATGCCGTCCCGGCGCAGCTCCTGGCCTATCACGTGGCCGTCGCGAAGGGCACGGACGTCGACCAGCCGCGCAACCTGGCGAAGTCGGTGACGGTCGAATGA